The following are encoded together in the Myxococcales bacterium genome:
- a CDS encoding amidohydrolase, protein MSAEPIIDAWVQHPTSAFIQHPMFASLRRWMGAGEIPDSIPLELTTGALEAAGVQHALISAWFGPTGALISNDEVAAAVRARPDLLTGIASVDLARPLDAIRELRRAVRELGLKGLRLLPWLWNKPPNDRLYYPLYAECVELGIPFCLQVGHTGPLGPSEPGRPIPYLDQVALDFPELTIVGGHIGYPWQNEMIALATKYENVYIDTSAYKPKRFPPELVAFLSGHGKRKVLFGSNYPMILPGDCLAQVDTLGLDAETRRLFLHDNAARLFGLG, encoded by the coding sequence ATGTCCGCCGAGCCCATCATCGACGCCTGGGTCCAGCACCCCACGAGCGCGTTCATTCAGCACCCGATGTTCGCATCACTGCGCCGCTGGATGGGCGCCGGAGAAATCCCCGACAGCATCCCGCTCGAGCTCACGACCGGTGCCCTCGAGGCTGCCGGCGTTCAGCACGCGCTCATCTCCGCCTGGTTCGGGCCGACCGGAGCCTTGATCTCGAACGACGAGGTAGCAGCTGCCGTGCGCGCGCGACCGGACCTCCTGACCGGCATCGCGTCGGTGGATCTCGCTCGGCCGCTGGACGCAATCCGCGAGCTCCGGCGCGCGGTGCGCGAGCTGGGGCTCAAGGGCCTGCGCCTGCTGCCGTGGCTGTGGAACAAGCCGCCCAACGACCGCCTGTATTATCCGCTGTACGCGGAGTGTGTGGAGCTCGGCATCCCGTTCTGTTTGCAGGTCGGGCACACCGGACCGCTCGGTCCGTCCGAGCCGGGGCGGCCCATCCCGTACCTCGACCAGGTCGCGCTGGATTTTCCCGAGCTGACGATCGTCGGCGGGCACATCGGCTACCCGTGGCAAAACGAGATGATCGCCCTCGCAACCAAATACGAGAACGTCTACATCGACACGAGCGCCTACAAACCGAAGCGCTTTCCGCCGGAGCTCGTGGCGTTCCTCTCCGGGCACGGAAAGAGGAAGGTCCTGTTCGGCTCGAACTACCCGATGATCCTACCGGGCGACTGCTTGGCTCAGGTGGATACGCTCGGTCTCGACGCCGAGACGCGCCGCCTGTTCTTGCACGACAACGCCGCGCGGCTGTTCGGGTTGGGCTGA
- a CDS encoding AgmX/PglI C-terminal domain-containing protein, whose product MGERKKFGLVGLVMVLGACASAPPPVAREPSVSEAEEAEVHVLPGPLSLESEIGGMSQDGVEAKLAELQPRFIDCVERATERLSAIGGRVSVRMRVDKQGKVRWAYLKDTTLGDRDAETCVLELVKSRRWPRPKSGEGLAETSFEVEAAEAPRVLSPPRATLFARQAGYATRACRKGLPSGFMATAYLGSKGEVLAAGVAPPDESGEAASDCIAEALLRMRAGGLVASRDVTTKVSVRIP is encoded by the coding sequence ATGGGAGAGCGCAAGAAATTCGGGTTGGTGGGGCTGGTCATGGTCCTTGGCGCCTGCGCCAGCGCGCCGCCGCCCGTCGCGAGGGAGCCCAGCGTGAGCGAGGCGGAGGAGGCCGAGGTGCACGTCCTGCCAGGGCCCCTGTCCCTCGAGTCCGAGATTGGCGGCATGAGCCAGGATGGCGTCGAGGCGAAGCTCGCGGAGCTGCAACCTCGGTTCATCGACTGCGTCGAGCGGGCGACGGAGCGCCTGAGTGCCATCGGCGGCCGGGTGAGCGTGCGCATGCGGGTCGACAAACAGGGCAAGGTGCGCTGGGCCTACCTGAAGGACACGACCCTCGGCGATCGCGACGCCGAGACGTGTGTGCTCGAGCTGGTCAAGAGCCGCCGCTGGCCGCGACCGAAGAGTGGTGAGGGCCTGGCCGAGACATCATTCGAGGTCGAGGCCGCGGAGGCTCCGCGGGTCCTGTCGCCGCCGCGCGCGACGCTGTTTGCGCGCCAGGCAGGCTACGCAACGCGTGCCTGTCGCAAGGGGCTGCCGTCGGGTTTCATGGCGACCGCGTACCTCGGTTCGAAGGGTGAAGTGCTCGCGGCCGGCGTAGCGCCGCCGGACGAGAGTGGAGAGGCCGCCTCCGATTGCATCGCGGAGGCTCTGCTGCGCATGCGCGCTGGCGGTCTCGTGGCGTCCCGTGACGTAACCACGAAGGTCAGCGTGCGGATCCCCTGA
- the sthA gene encoding Si-specific NAD(P)(+) transhydrogenase encodes MGSESLEAFDLVVIGSGPAGEKGAAQAAYFGKRVAVIEAEPEPGGAAVHTGTLPSKTLRETALYISGYRARNLYGVAVELTRDATIPALIARKNAIAEAASRSIRDNLERHCVTYVQGHGSFEDAHTVVVEGPQGRRRLRGEFVLIATGSRPYRPSDIDFDDPGIDDSDEILGIQKLPTSLTVLGGGVIGCEYASMFAALGVDVTLIDARTEILPFLDPEIVERLREAMGRMGIRVVLGQRWSQVSRDGQSIVVELGGERIESEYLLFAAGRLGNTEKLRLERVGVQPNPRGYLEVDAAYRTSAPSVLAAGDVIGFPALASASMEQGRVAICKAFGFDYKQAVAEIVPYGIYTIPEVSAVGETEASAREKGLDVVVGRALYHNNARGQITGDLDGITKLVVERSSRRVVGVHVIGERATELVHIGQTALHCQASVDLFIEMVFNYPTLAESYKYAAYECLAALAKGS; translated from the coding sequence ATGGGGAGCGAAAGCCTCGAAGCCTTCGACCTGGTCGTGATCGGCTCCGGGCCGGCGGGGGAGAAGGGCGCTGCTCAGGCCGCGTACTTCGGCAAACGAGTCGCCGTCATCGAGGCCGAGCCGGAGCCCGGCGGCGCTGCGGTGCACACCGGGACCCTGCCCAGCAAGACACTGCGCGAGACCGCGCTCTACATCTCCGGTTACCGTGCCCGCAACCTGTACGGTGTGGCGGTGGAGCTCACCCGGGACGCGACGATCCCCGCGCTGATCGCGCGCAAGAACGCCATCGCGGAGGCGGCGTCGCGATCGATTCGGGACAACCTCGAGCGTCACTGCGTCACCTACGTTCAGGGTCACGGCAGCTTCGAGGACGCCCACACCGTGGTGGTGGAGGGCCCCCAGGGACGCCGGCGCTTGCGTGGTGAGTTCGTGCTCATCGCCACGGGCTCCCGCCCCTACCGCCCGAGCGACATCGATTTCGATGATCCCGGGATCGACGACAGCGACGAGATCCTCGGGATCCAGAAGCTCCCCACGTCGCTGACCGTGCTCGGAGGGGGGGTGATTGGCTGTGAGTACGCCAGCATGTTTGCGGCGCTCGGAGTCGACGTGACCCTGATCGACGCGCGCACGGAAATCCTGCCGTTCCTCGATCCCGAAATCGTCGAGCGACTGCGGGAGGCCATGGGGCGAATGGGCATTCGTGTGGTGCTCGGGCAGCGCTGGAGCCAAGTGAGCCGCGACGGGCAGAGCATCGTCGTCGAGCTCGGCGGAGAGCGTATCGAGTCCGAGTACCTGCTCTTTGCGGCCGGACGGCTCGGTAACACCGAGAAGCTGCGCCTCGAGCGCGTCGGCGTGCAGCCGAACCCACGCGGCTACTTGGAGGTGGACGCGGCCTACCGCACCAGCGCCCCGAGTGTGCTGGCGGCGGGGGACGTGATCGGATTTCCTGCGCTGGCGTCGGCGAGCATGGAGCAGGGACGGGTCGCCATCTGCAAGGCGTTCGGCTTCGACTACAAACAAGCCGTGGCCGAGATCGTGCCCTACGGCATCTACACCATCCCGGAAGTGAGCGCGGTCGGCGAGACTGAGGCGAGCGCCCGGGAAAAGGGTCTGGACGTCGTGGTCGGGCGGGCCCTCTATCACAACAACGCGCGCGGGCAGATCACCGGCGACCTCGATGGCATCACCAAGCTGGTCGTCGAGCGAAGCAGCCGGCGGGTAGTGGGCGTGCATGTGATCGGCGAGCGGGCGACCGAGCTCGTTCACATCGGACAGACGGCGCTCCACTGCCAAGCGTCGGTCGATCTCTTCATCGA
- a CDS encoding dienelactone hydrolase family protein — protein MPSVTLPGWTRGSFTHSGFTRDTHRAGSGPGVIVVHEIPGITPNVMSFAREVVDAGFTVVLPDLIGTPGRAVSSAYNVSSMAKLCVAAEFSTWAANQTSPIVAWLRALGAELHAELGGPGIGAIGMCFSGGFALAMMVDERMVAPVLSQPSLPFAISKRRGADLNLSPADRLAVQRRAKDGCQVLGLRFKGDRLVGTRFESLKRLLGDAFIAIELESQNVTDHSVLTEHRDEASVARVLDFFREKLLTPT, from the coding sequence ATGCCCTCCGTGACCTTGCCTGGCTGGACGCGCGGCTCGTTCACGCACTCCGGTTTCACGCGCGACACCCATCGCGCCGGGAGCGGACCCGGGGTGATCGTCGTGCACGAGATCCCGGGCATCACCCCCAACGTGATGAGCTTCGCCCGCGAGGTCGTCGATGCGGGATTCACCGTGGTGCTGCCGGATCTGATCGGCACACCCGGCAGAGCAGTGAGCTCCGCCTACAACGTCAGCTCGATGGCCAAGCTGTGTGTCGCCGCGGAGTTCTCCACCTGGGCCGCCAACCAGACCTCACCCATCGTGGCCTGGCTGCGCGCTCTCGGCGCCGAGCTTCACGCGGAGCTCGGCGGACCCGGAATCGGCGCGATTGGCATGTGTTTCAGCGGAGGCTTTGCCCTGGCGATGATGGTCGACGAACGCATGGTCGCACCCGTGCTCAGCCAACCTTCACTCCCCTTCGCCATCTCGAAGCGCCGCGGCGCCGACCTGAACCTGTCGCCCGCCGATCGCCTGGCGGTTCAGCGCCGCGCCAAAGACGGCTGCCAGGTGCTCGGCCTGCGCTTCAAGGGCGATCGCCTGGTCGGGACGCGTTTCGAGTCACTGAAGCGGCTCCTCGGCGATGCATTCATCGCCATCGAGCTCGAATCGCAGAACGTGACCGACCACTCCGTGCTCACCGAGCACCGGGACGAGGCGAGTGTGGCGCGCGTCTTGGATTTTTTCCGGGAGAAACTGCTGACCCCGACTTGA